In the genome of Gloeotrichia echinulata CP02, one region contains:
- a CDS encoding GNAT family N-acetyltransferase: MTNFDDMDAAYVRDLGIDDIAPVYHLGEELFTSDRYPYLYRTWDEWEVIGLYNTDPEYCLVAEIDEELAGFILGTIITKASWTYGYIIWLAVNPKFQRRGVADKLVDKVVARMIEDGARFMLVDTDPANIPAVKFFNRKGFGNVRQHIFLSMNLSKHPYYGRLIDYEHQKAERAGYRRSRPTMRTRKSEGISGEVVLNPLVNEPPIDLTINDE, translated from the coding sequence ATGACGAACTTTGATGATATGGACGCGGCGTATGTGCGCGATTTAGGAATTGATGACATAGCCCCTGTTTATCATTTGGGGGAAGAATTATTTACAAGCGATCGCTATCCTTATTTATATCGCACCTGGGACGAATGGGAAGTGATTGGACTTTACAACACAGATCCAGAATACTGTCTCGTTGCTGAAATAGATGAGGAACTCGCAGGATTTATTTTGGGAACCATCATTACTAAAGCATCCTGGACTTATGGATATATTATTTGGTTAGCGGTTAATCCCAAATTTCAGCGTCGGGGTGTAGCAGATAAATTAGTTGATAAAGTCGTCGCCCGCATGATTGAAGACGGAGCGCGGTTTATGTTAGTAGATACCGATCCTGCTAATATCCCAGCAGTGAAATTTTTCAACCGCAAAGGTTTTGGTAATGTCCGTCAGCATATTTTCTTATCAATGAATTTAAGTAAGCATCCATATTATGGCAGACTGATAGATTATGAACATCAAAAAGCCGAACGCGCAGGTTATCGCCGTTCTCGTCCTACCATGCGTACCCGTAAGTCTGAAGGAATTTCTGGTGAAGTAGTCCTTAATCCCTTAGTAAATGAACCTCCTATTGATTTAACTATTAATGATGAATAG
- a CDS encoding PD-(D/E)XK nuclease family protein — translation MLSTQLQLLRISQGQLNLLERCPRQFQHAYLEQLHSPANPEYEERQTLGSRFHLLMQQREMGLPIHSLLQEDTQLQTWMTAFANVAPEILNPPSNQQTFRESEHYRTLQFQDYLLTVVYDLLIADHQQAQILDWKTYPKPENKRKLEQNWQTRLYMYLLAETSEYVPENISMTYWFVQSKGKPQNINFSYNTAQHKRTAKKLNQLLTQLTNLLQLYQNKVQFPQLPEGSKVCDDCPFAARCERIQIMDIERNSLPTFENIEEISL, via the coding sequence ATGCTATCAACTCAACTTCAACTATTACGCATTTCTCAAGGACAACTTAACCTCCTAGAACGTTGTCCCCGTCAGTTCCAACACGCCTACTTAGAACAACTCCATTCTCCCGCAAATCCAGAATACGAGGAACGGCAAACTTTGGGTAGTCGCTTTCACCTGCTAATGCAGCAGCGAGAAATGGGTTTACCAATTCATAGCTTATTGCAAGAGGATACCCAATTACAAACCTGGATGACAGCCTTTGCAAATGTAGCACCAGAAATTTTAAACCCTCCCAGCAATCAGCAAACTTTCCGAGAAAGTGAACACTACCGCACCTTGCAATTTCAAGACTATTTACTCACAGTTGTCTATGATTTATTGATTGCAGATCATCAGCAAGCCCAAATCCTCGACTGGAAAACTTATCCCAAACCAGAAAATAAACGCAAATTAGAACAGAATTGGCAAACACGGCTATATATGTACTTGTTAGCCGAAACTAGTGAATATGTACCCGAAAATATTTCTATGACATACTGGTTTGTTCAGTCTAAAGGAAAACCGCAAAATATTAATTTTAGTTACAATACTGCCCAACACAAGCGCACAGCCAAGAAGTTAAATCAACTGTTAACTCAATTAACTAATTTGCTCCAACTGTATCAAAATAAAGTACAATTTCCACAATTACCAGAAGGTAGTAAAGTCTGTGATGATTGTCCATTTGCCGCTCGCTGTGAACGTATACAAATTATGGATATAGAGAGGAACTCCTTACCAACTTTCGAGAACATCGAAGAAATATCACTTTGA
- a CDS encoding tetratricopeptide repeat protein: MLKQNVAIFACLLLNFSFSAQLANAATKASDYRQLGLLYRQQGRYAQAIEAMQKSVELEPENTMGRVNLGWTLHLAKREQAAAQSLLQAIYQKPFFVPAYNALGIVYLVDSNLTAAVIVHTWAAILKPDNEIAYYNLSLALHRLQIYKLAIACANRAVTLEPNNPHPLVAGAISYWDYGDKNTAKQVYAKAINLDSRYSDRTFLTNLQQAAFSNSQIQTVDTLLQSQK; the protein is encoded by the coding sequence ATGCTCAAACAAAATGTGGCAATTTTTGCCTGTTTATTATTGAATTTCTCCTTCAGCGCCCAATTAGCTAATGCTGCAACTAAAGCCAGTGATTATCGACAATTAGGATTATTGTATCGTCAACAAGGCAGATATGCTCAGGCAATTGAGGCGATGCAAAAATCAGTAGAACTCGAACCTGAAAATACTATGGGACGAGTTAATTTGGGTTGGACATTGCATTTGGCTAAAAGGGAACAAGCAGCGGCGCAATCTTTATTACAAGCTATATATCAAAAGCCTTTTTTTGTTCCTGCTTACAATGCTTTGGGAATTGTTTATCTAGTCGATAGTAATTTAACGGCTGCGGTGATAGTTCACACTTGGGCAGCAATTCTTAAGCCAGATAATGAAATTGCTTATTATAATTTAAGTTTAGCATTACATCGTCTGCAAATTTATAAGTTAGCTATTGCTTGCGCTAATCGTGCTGTTACTCTGGAACCAAATAATCCTCATCCTTTAGTTGCTGGTGCTATTTCTTATTGGGATTATGGCGATAAAAATACGGCTAAACAAGTTTATGCTAAAGCGATAAATTTGGATTCTCGATATAGCGATCGCACCTTTTTAACCAATCTCCAGCAAGCAGCATTTAGTAACAGTCAAATTCAAACCGTTGACACATTACTTCAGAGTCAAAAATAA
- a CDS encoding DHH family phosphoesterase, translated as MQWILTVTEQPPEWFIEVVKRYVPASNGIFAAQLLWQRGIKDELKLAAFINHKTYQPASPFEFGQEMHLAMERLQQARYAGDKIAIWGDFDADGITSTAVLWDGLGQFFQQNTQLTYYIPNRLKESHGLNNSGIELLAKQGFTLIITCDTGSTNIDEITYAKQLGIDVIVTDHHTLPAERPPVTAMINPRNLPNEHQLFHLSGVAVAYKLVEALYQTLPDVPQQPLADLVDLVAIGLIADLVQLSGDCRYLAQLGIQQLQADFKQPPAARRRPGVGRLLELCQKSGDRPTDISFGLGPRINAVSRIQGDASFCVELLTSRDIQYCNQLAEMTELANSRRKSLQKDVQTQVAQKLAQIDLSTTSVIVLEDTQWPVGVLGLVAGQVAQETGRPTILLSSEGVGTGDWGLGTGGQGYKGTGEDSSQSPIPNPWSLSGAEVQSQIPNPWSLSGAEVQSLVTERSRSRSVRTRSAIPNPWSLSGAEVQSLARGSARSVNGVDLYQLVKDQAHLLHRFGGHPFAAGLSLLVENIPLFTAAINHQLRLSLGGQSLTPTVQADLVVTVADLGQELFLEFKILEPCGMGNPVPKLLIQNCWFENTWHRNQEDYKGKKIQYIKTEFDIRDDSTRSPFPGIWWGHYKDELPIGKCDCIAEIDYNTVKKRYEIRLIAVRPSVNSGFSTQTSANILDWRNQEQSTINNQQSTLVMEDCPTSWDDLRVWWKKSLYNQQQLALNWNKPNHQPQTEIWRTLVGLAKYLSRTNQLVTRVELLNKIGISDQTLYVGIKALKYLGFTVQLQDRYLQISYDSSSTCETIIEAAIAKFLAAIQEEQFQRQYFAEVPLSTIVAMVNRQ; from the coding sequence ATGCAGTGGATTCTAACAGTAACTGAACAACCTCCAGAGTGGTTTATCGAAGTGGTGAAACGGTATGTACCTGCATCAAATGGAATTTTTGCTGCTCAATTATTATGGCAACGGGGAATTAAAGATGAATTAAAATTAGCAGCTTTTATTAATCATAAAACTTATCAACCAGCCAGTCCTTTTGAGTTTGGACAAGAAATGCATTTGGCAATGGAAAGGCTACAACAAGCACGCTATGCTGGTGATAAAATTGCTATTTGGGGTGATTTTGATGCTGATGGCATTACTTCCACTGCAGTTTTGTGGGATGGTTTGGGACAATTCTTTCAGCAAAATACTCAGTTAACTTATTACATTCCCAATCGTCTAAAAGAATCTCATGGACTCAATAATTCAGGAATTGAACTGTTAGCTAAACAAGGTTTTACATTAATTATTACTTGCGACACTGGCAGTACAAATATAGATGAAATTACTTATGCAAAACAGCTGGGTATTGATGTCATAGTTACAGACCATCACACCTTACCCGCAGAACGTCCACCTGTGACGGCGATGATCAACCCCCGCAATTTACCCAATGAACATCAGCTATTTCATCTATCTGGGGTCGCGGTGGCGTATAAATTGGTGGAAGCATTGTATCAAACCTTGCCAGATGTCCCCCAACAGCCGTTAGCCGATTTAGTAGACTTAGTGGCTATAGGCTTAATTGCTGACTTAGTGCAGCTAAGTGGAGACTGTCGCTATTTAGCTCAATTGGGAATTCAACAACTGCAAGCAGACTTCAAACAACCACCTGCAGCGCGACGACGACCAGGGGTAGGGCGATTATTAGAATTATGCCAGAAAAGTGGCGATCGCCCCACAGATATTTCCTTCGGTTTAGGGCCGCGCATTAATGCAGTCAGTCGCATCCAAGGCGATGCTAGTTTTTGCGTAGAATTGCTCACCAGCAGAGATATTCAATACTGCAATCAACTCGCAGAAATGACCGAACTAGCAAACTCTCGCCGCAAGTCATTACAGAAAGATGTCCAAACCCAAGTAGCTCAAAAGCTTGCCCAGATAGACTTATCCACCACCAGCGTTATTGTCCTCGAAGATACCCAATGGCCTGTGGGCGTCTTAGGCTTAGTCGCCGGACAAGTAGCACAGGAGACAGGACGCCCAACGATTTTGTTGAGTTCTGAGGGAGTGGGGACTGGGGACTGGGGGCTGGGGACTGGGGGACAAGGATACAAGGGGACTGGGGAAGATTCTTCCCAATCCCCAATCCCCAATCCCTGGTCACTGAGCGGAGCCGAAGTGCAATCCCAAATCCCCAATCCCTGGTCACTGAGCGGAGCCGAAGTGCAATCCCTGGTAACAGAGCGGAGCCGTTCGCGTAGCGTCCGCACCAGAAGTGCAATCCCCAATCCCTGGTCACTGAGCGGAGCCGAAGTGCAATCCCTAGCCCGTGGTTCCGCTCGTTCGGTGAATGGGGTAGATTTATACCAATTGGTGAAAGACCAAGCACATTTATTGCATCGCTTTGGTGGACATCCCTTTGCTGCGGGGTTGAGTTTGTTGGTGGAGAATATTCCTTTATTTACTGCAGCAATTAACCACCAATTACGACTATCTTTAGGTGGTCAAAGTCTGACGCCAACAGTGCAAGCAGATTTAGTAGTTACAGTAGCAGATTTAGGGCAAGAACTGTTTTTAGAATTCAAAATTTTAGAACCTTGTGGAATGGGTAATCCTGTCCCCAAATTACTGATTCAAAACTGCTGGTTTGAAAATACTTGGCATCGCAATCAGGAAGATTATAAAGGTAAAAAGATACAGTATATTAAAACCGAATTTGACATTCGCGATGATTCCACTCGCAGTCCCTTTCCGGGTATTTGGTGGGGACATTATAAAGATGAATTACCCATTGGTAAATGTGATTGCATCGCCGAAATAGACTATAACACAGTTAAAAAACGCTACGAAATCAGATTAATTGCTGTCCGTCCCAGTGTTAATTCAGGATTTAGCACTCAGACATCAGCAAATATCCTCGACTGGCGGAATCAAGAACAGTCAACAATTAACAATCAGCAGTCAACTTTAGTGATGGAAGACTGTCCCACTAGTTGGGATGATTTACGGGTGTGGTGGAAAAAATCGCTTTACAATCAACAACAATTAGCCCTGAATTGGAATAAACCCAACCATCAACCACAAACAGAAATTTGGCGTACATTGGTGGGACTGGCTAAATATTTGAGTCGCACAAATCAACTAGTTACCCGCGTCGAACTGTTAAATAAAATTGGCATCAGCGACCAAACATTATATGTGGGAATCAAAGCATTAAAATATTTAGGTTTCACAGTCCAATTACAAGACCGTTATTTGCAAATTAGTTATGATTCTAGCAGCACTTGCGAAACTATTATTGAGGCGGCGATTGCCAAATTTTTAGCCGCCATTCAAGAAGAACAATTTCAGCGCCAGTATTTTGCAGAAGTACCTTTATCTACTATTGTGGCGATGGTTAATCGTCAGTAG
- a CDS encoding Uma2 family endonuclease, which yields MMISQGDYYISPEEYLESEKFSQIKHEYIDGQVYAMAGASDAHVTVTGNLFSILRNHLRGSGCRVYMLDMKAQIESINRYFYPDVMVTCDARDKEFKYFKSYPSLIVEVLSESTESFDRGKKFASYRHLDSLQEYVLISSDRMSVDCFRRNEKGRWELFAYGKDDEVNLASVDFSCPIAALYEDVTLVEDDVA from the coding sequence ATCATGATTAGCCAAGGAGATTACTATATTTCCCCCGAAGAATATCTAGAGAGCGAGAAATTCAGTCAAATTAAACACGAATATATTGATGGGCAAGTTTACGCAATGGCTGGTGCCAGCGATGCCCATGTTACCGTAACAGGAAACCTGTTTTCCATACTGCGAAACCATTTGCGGGGTAGTGGTTGCCGTGTTTATATGCTAGATATGAAAGCGCAAATTGAATCCATTAATCGCTATTTCTACCCAGATGTAATGGTAACATGCGATGCCAGGGATAAGGAATTTAAATATTTTAAGTCTTATCCTTCCTTGATCGTCGAAGTCCTTTCTGAGTCAACAGAAAGCTTTGACAGAGGTAAGAAATTTGCTAGCTACCGACATTTAGATTCACTACAGGAATACGTACTAATTTCGTCAGACAGAATGAGTGTGGATTGTTTCCGTCGCAATGAGAAAGGAAGGTGGGAACTTTTCGCTTATGGGAAGGATGATGAGGTGAATTTAGCGAGCGTTGATTTTTCTTGTCCCATAGCAGCGCTATATGAAGATGTGACGTTGGTAGAGGATGATGTTGCTTGA
- a CDS encoding Uma2 family endonuclease, with product MLQYDPLDCLPSAEDLLDSDDSPVDNELQNLISGLLKIILGMVWADRMDWFFGVYMGIYYDPNQPAIVPDGFLSLGVERIIDEDLRLSYVLWEEQRVPIMTLEVVSHQRRGEYSTKKDFYAQLEVLYYVVYNPQRRRKPPLEVYRLVNGKYQLQRGNPVWLPEIGLGIGCERGTHIGVTREWLYWYDEQGQRFLTPEERMRQAEQRAQMLAERLKSLGVDPDSLV from the coding sequence ATGCTACAGTACGATCCGCTAGACTGCTTACCCTCCGCTGAGGATTTGCTTGATTCTGACGATAGCCCCGTGGATAACGAATTACAAAATTTAATTTCCGGTTTACTCAAAATCATCTTAGGTATGGTATGGGCAGACCGGATGGATTGGTTCTTTGGCGTTTATATGGGGATTTATTACGATCCTAATCAGCCGGCGATTGTACCAGATGGATTTTTGAGTCTCGGTGTTGAACGAATTATCGATGAGGATTTGCGCTTAAGTTATGTTCTTTGGGAAGAACAGCGCGTACCAATTATGACCTTAGAGGTGGTTTCTCATCAACGGCGCGGAGAATACAGCACCAAAAAAGATTTTTATGCTCAGTTAGAGGTTTTATATTATGTCGTTTATAATCCCCAGCGGCGGAGAAAACCACCTTTAGAGGTGTATCGGCTGGTAAATGGGAAGTATCAATTACAGCGGGGAAATCCCGTCTGGCTACCGGAAATCGGTTTAGGAATTGGCTGTGAACGGGGCACACATATAGGAGTTACCCGTGAGTGGCTTTACTGGTATGACGAGCAAGGTCAGCGCTTTTTAACACCAGAAGAACGGATGCGACAAGCAGAACAACGCGCTCAAATGCTGGCTGAACGTCTCAAATCCCTTGGTGTAGATCCTGATTCTTTGGTTTAG